The Streptomyces sp. NBC_00775 genome includes the window CCAGAGGACCAGTTCATGGCTCGGGGCCACGACGCTGACGGGGTCCAGCTGGAGATAGCGCAGCGACCTCAGGACGGTGCGCAGGCCGGTCGCGTCCGCCGGGGGGCGGGCGGCGGACAGGTGCTGCCGCGAGAGGGCCAGCTTTCGCGCGTCCGACCGGCTGATCGTCAGAAGTCGCGGGGGTGTGGGCATTGCGGCGCTCCTCATTCCCGAGTCCGGTCCGAGCCTGTTGGCCGTAGCTGATGATGCCCGTGTTCCGCGGGGAATCAGGAGTGGGTCGAAGCTGTCGTTGTGGCCGGGAAAGATCTGTACGATGCGTGCGCCCATGGCCCTTGCCGGGAGGAATCCCGCGCGGGCCTTACTCCTTCACTGTGGGGATGCACATGCGCATACGCGCCACTGTCGCCGCTCTGCCCGGCGCCCTGGTTCTCTCGGCCCTGACCCTTCCGGCCGCCGCACAGGCGGACGCGCGGCCGATGGACAGCGACGACACGACGATCACGAAGGTCGTCGTCAACGGCGGCAAGGACCTCGTCTTCGGCATCACCACCAAGAAGACCTTCACCGCCACGGTGACCGCGACCGACCCGGACGGCATCACCGGCGGCTGGGTCGCCCTGTGGCACGGAACCACCTTCGACGAGGCCGGCCGGGACGGCACGCTCCTGCCCGCCGAGGAGGGCTCGGGTTCCTGCGTGGCGGCCGACGCCCAGACCTCGACGTGCACGGTCCACTTCACGGTGGACGTGACGACCGACCTGAAGGACAACGCCTACGCCGGCACGTGGCACGCGTACGCCATCGCCTACGGCCGCCCGAGCGGCAGCACCAACGACGGCTTCGCCGGCAGCGTGAAGATCAAGCGCAACACCACCCTGACCTCCGACGCCTCCCCCGAGCCGGTGACGAAGGGCAGGACCATCACGGTCAAGGGCGCCCTCACCCGCGCCGACTGGGAGACCAACAAGTACGCGGGCCTGAGCGGACGGTCGGTCAAACTCCAGTTCCGCAAGGCGGACAGCGACACGTACACCACCCTCAAGACCGTCACCAGCACCACCGGCGGAGCCCTGAAGACCACCACCACCGCGACGACCGACGGTTTCTACCGGTTCGCGTACGCGGGCACCACGGCCACCAGCGCCAAGAACTCGAGCGGCGACTTCGTCAACGTCCAGTAGAACCCGCTGGAACCGCCTGACGCCCTCCAGAACCTCAGCGCGCGTCCCCGGGGTGCGGCGTCCCCGTCGCGTACGGGTTCTCCTCGCCGTCCCCGAGCACGCCCACGAACGGCTCGCCCTCCCCCGCGAACGTGTACGCCCCGCCCTCGATCCGCGCGATCAGGCCCAGGGTCCACTCGGCCTCGGCGTCGGCCGTGTGGATCCAGAGGTTCATGATCTCGCCGATGTGGCCGAGCTGCCCTGGGCCGTCCTCGGGCACGTAGTGCTCGGTGACGGCGGCCCGCCACTCCTCGATGCGGCGGGTCCGCTCCTTCAGCAGGGCCACCGCCTCGGCCCTCGGCAGGTCGACGATGAAGCCGATCGCCGCCGACTTGACGTCCGTCTTCTGGTCGTACGAGGTCAGCGCGGCGCGCAGCAGCGAGAAGTACTCCTCGGTGCCCTGGTCCGTGACCTCGTACTCGGTACGGGGCGGTCCGCCGGCCGTGGACGGCGCGATCTCGTGGGCGAGCAACAGCCCTTGCTTCGCCATCTGCTTGAGCGCGTGATAGATCGAGCCGGGCTTGGCGCTGGACCACTCGTGCGCGCCCCAGTACTCCAGGTCGTTGCGCACCTGGTAGCCGTGGGCCCGCCCGTGCTGGCGGACGGCGCCGAGCACGAGGAGACGGATCGCTGACATGGGCCCCAGGTTAGGGCGCCCGGGGTCAGGACCAGGACGTGCCCTGCTCGCCCTGCTCCTTGGCCACCAGCTCGAAGGCGGTCGCGCCGTCCAGGGACTCGCGGATGATGTCGGCGTGGCCCGCGTGCCGCGCCGTCTCGCGGATCAGGTGGAGCGCCACCCAGCGGATCGAGACCCGGCCCTCCGGCGGGAACCAGGGGTCGTTCGGGAGCGCGAAGCTCTCGTCGAGGCTGGGCGCCGAGCGGATGAAGGCCTCCGTCTCGGCGGCGACCTTCTCCCAGTACGCGAGCTGCGACTCGACCGTCTCGCCGTCGGCGAGGACGAAACACTCGTGCCAGTTCGACTCGTCCCGCTTGACGGCCGGCGACTCGCCCTTGGCGCGGGCGATCCAGCCCTGCTCGGTCTCGGCGACATGCTTGAGCAGCCCGGACAGCGACAGCTCGCTCGCACTGGGGCGCGCTGCCGCCTGCTCCTCGGTAAGCCCGAGCAGCGCCCGGCGGATACCGCCCCGCTCCGCCTCCAGGAACGAGAGCAGTGCTCCCCGCTCGTCGCCGTGAGCCTCCGCCGCAACGTGAGTCACCATGACCGGCCGCCTTTCGTCGGGTCCGCCTGCCGGGCACCTTCTGCCCGACACCGACGAAGCTACGGGCCCTTGCGGTCAGCTTCTGTCCGCAAGGGCCCGGCGATTTCACCTGTCACTCAACCGGGGCTCAGAACGGGAAGAAGCTCCGCCCGTGCTGCACCGAGATCCACTTCAGGGTGGTGAACGCGTCGACGGTCGTCTCGCCGTTCAGGCGGCCGATGCCGGAGTGCTTCTCGCCGCCGAAGGGGACGAGCGGCTCGTCGTGCACGGTGCCGTCGTTGACGTGGAACATGCCGGTGTCGATCTGCTTGGCGAAGTTCACGCCGCGCTCGATGTCGCCGGTGTGGACGGCGCCGGAGAGGCCGTACGGGGTGTCGTTGACGAGGCGGACCGCCTCCTCCTCGCCGTCGAAGGGGACGAGGAAGACGACCGGGCCGAAGATCTCCTGCTGGAGGAGGGCCGAGCCGGCGGGGACGCCCGTCAGGACGGAGGGCTCGACGAGGTTGTCGGTCGTCGTGCCGTGTACGAGGGCGGTGGCGCCC containing:
- a CDS encoding PadR family transcriptional regulator, which translates into the protein MSAIRLLVLGAVRQHGRAHGYQVRNDLEYWGAHEWSSAKPGSIYHALKQMAKQGLLLAHEIAPSTAGGPPRTEYEVTDQGTEEYFSLLRAALTSYDQKTDVKSAAIGFIVDLPRAEAVALLKERTRRIEEWRAAVTEHYVPEDGPGQLGHIGEIMNLWIHTADAEAEWTLGLIARIEGGAYTFAGEGEPFVGVLGDGEENPYATGTPHPGDAR
- a CDS encoding DinB family protein, with amino-acid sequence MVTHVAAEAHGDERGALLSFLEAERGGIRRALLGLTEEQAAARPSASELSLSGLLKHVAETEQGWIARAKGESPAVKRDESNWHECFVLADGETVESQLAYWEKVAAETEAFIRSAPSLDESFALPNDPWFPPEGRVSIRWVALHLIRETARHAGHADIIRESLDGATAFELVAKEQGEQGTSWS